The genomic DNA AATGACACCGGGGAGGATGATCTGATCCTTCAGCGGTTGACGGGCATGGGTTTCCCGCGTAATGACTCCCTTGCTGCGCTGGAGAAGTTTGATTACAATATCGACAAGGTGAGTTTCCGTTGAATCAATCACTCGTTAACTGTTTGTTCCAAAGCTAATGTGGAATGCTAGGCTGTGGACTTCTTAACCTCCAAGTCATAATTATTGTgattttcctttcttttctccttatCATTGCACATACTTTTCCTTTTGTCTCTATGCTATGTTCCCTGATAGGCCTACAATCTTTGTATCGATTTCCTTTTGCATATCTTCGTTGTATATTCCATTGCGTTTCATTTTCTACACCAACCACGCCAAGGTGTGCTGCTTTGCCCTCTCGTCATTTCTCTCATTCATTCCGCTCTATGTAATCTATATTTCCCAACAACAGGGAAGAGgcgagaaaaggaaaggataAGTGCCAGGGCAACCGAGTTTACTATCCAGTCTAGCAGGATAATTCATAATCTTCTTAATTTCTTTTTCAGATGGCAATTTGAACCAGTACCATATCAAAGACTAATCCGACCCGCGGCAATTTCATTAGACCAATGTAATACACAAGAATGACACTGCACAGTTTAACAAATGCAAACACTAAACCCAACAAGTCGAGCGGAAAGAATCAGGTAGCATATAAAAAGTGGCCAAAAGGATGGAATGACTTGAACATCAGTGAAATATGGTTGTTAGGGTTCTCCATGGTCGGCATTCCAGCCGTATCATGAATTTTTCTCATGCTGGGTCGACACTCGCTGCAACGAAACGACTACGACCAGTTAGCTAGACGTTGACAAACAGCAGATCATCCACAAACTTACCAAAATCTTCGAGAGAGCGTTGCTTTGCATTACCCTTCGGACTCTTGCCATGCATGATGTTGTCAAAACCCGTCGAGCCATTCAAGAGGTAGTAGAGACCGCCCATGATACAGAAGACCCCAAAGGAAAAGATCCAGACACGGATAACGGCGACGATAGACGTTTGCCCACCAACGAACCAGCCAAATAGGCAGAAGAATGTTGCCAGAAGGTCAACCACAAAAATCGCTGCCGCCAGCTGCCAAGAAGGGAGCGATGACCAGAACGGTCCGCTTGAACGTGTGATAAATATCAGCCAGTTCTCGGTCAATGTAATCTCGAGGAACAAGACTTCATCGCGCCGTCCAAAATTTTGCACAATTCCCCCGTCTTCACCAGCCATCATCATGGTGGACAATGTGATCCACGATCCCGCGGCCAGCACGATACCGAGAAGAACGGACATACCCCATAACTTGGGAAGATTCCACTTCACGGGTGTCTTCGAGTAAGGAGCATTATCGTAGGCAATAGCCAGTGTCGCGATATCCGCAAATATAGCGATGAATACCACTAGCTGGAGATTAAGACTCTCGTTCATGAGCACGATCCACAGGCCCAGGAAGATCTCGAGATGGAGCGATAATGCAATACGATACACGACGTACGCGTACATGCGATGAAAGATCTGACGGGAAGTCTTCAGAGCGTCGACGATGGCGGATAATCCAGGAGCCAGGAAAACGATATCAGCGGCTGAGCGGGCTGCATCCGAAGAACCCTCTACCGCAATCCCGGTGTCTGCCTTTTTGAGGGATGGAGCATCATTGACGCCGTCACCTGTCATTGCAACAAGATAACCACGCTGCTGTAGAATCTCAACGACATTGTATTTGTGCTGAGGGAAGACTTCAGCGAAGCCGTCGGCCGCCTCGACAAAGTCATAGACTTCAGATCCAGGCATGGTACCGCCGCCGCCCAGGCCAAGTCGTTCTGCGTTGTACACGTTTGTCCCGAGCCCTAGCTGGCGGGATGTCTCTCGAGCAATACCAACCGCGTCACCTGTCAACATCTTAATGGACAGTCCAAGAGTCTTAGCCTCATTGATAGTCTTTGCAGTATCATCACGCGGAGGGTCAGAGCATGGCATAATACCAAGGATCTCCCATTGGGAATCGCCACGCTTGCGAGCAACTCCGAGCGATCGGAAGCCACGAAGCGCAAATTCAGCAACCTTGTTCTTATAATCGGCATCGATTTCTTCAGCAACTCGGTGACTTTCCTCGACCGTCCTCAGAACGAACAGTGGAGCCCCCTTCATACAGGTAATACGCTCGCCTTCAGGTGACTCGACGACAGCGGTGACCTTCTTGGAGACAGGATCAAACGGATGGAACTCGAGAACTTTGTATTGAGTGAGGACAGATTTGACACGTGGATAGTAACGGAGTGCCTTGAGGAAAGCACGGTCAATAGCATCGATGCCTTTTTTCTTCCGTGAGGCAGCCAGACAAGCAGTCAGCATGAGCTCTTCTGGTTCGACACCGGCTACCGTGTAGGGTTCTGACAACGACAGTTTATTCTTCGTCAATGTGCCTGTCTTGTCCGAGCATAGAATCTCGACGCCAGCTAGGGACTCGATGGCCGAGAGTCTCTGAACGATAGCCTGTTTCTTGGCGAGATACGCAGCCCCGACAGCCATGGTGGTCGTGACGACGGCAGGAAGACCGACAGGAACACCGATGATAGTAATGCCCAAGGTGAACTCCAAGATGGTCAAGATGTTATTGGAGCGGTAGAAAGACGAGACCCAAATAATGAGAAGAGTGACTATGACGAGAACCAGGAGGACAGTGCCAATGCCGTTAAGAACATCAGTGAAGTGACCAGATCCGGATGAAGCAGCGTTGACCATTGCAGCAGCCCGCCCAACAAAGGTGTGATCGCCAGTGGCTGTAACAATAACCAAGCCGCCGCCACGCTTTACAGCAGACGATGCGAAGCAAACTTCACCGAGTTGTTTGTCAACCGCTAAAGACTCTCCTGTGATGGAAGACTGGTCCACTTGAAGAAAGGCGTCATCGGTGATAATACGACCATCAGCCGAAACAATAGTAC from Aspergillus chevalieri M1 DNA, chromosome 1, nearly complete sequence includes the following:
- the PMA1 gene encoding plasma-membrane proton-efflux P-type ATPase (COG:P;~EggNog:ENOG410PFW2;~InterPro:IPR018303,IPR023298,IPR023299,IPR001757, IPR004014,IPR036412,IPR006534,IPR008250,IPR023214;~PFAM:PF00122,PF00690,PF00702;~TransMembrane:9 (i112-134o140-159i288-308o328-353i687-710o716-737i758-779o824-847i859-877o);~go_component: GO:0016021 - integral component of membrane [Evidence IEA];~go_function: GO:0000166 - nucleotide binding [Evidence IEA];~go_function: GO:0008553 - proton-exporting ATPase activity, phosphorylative mechanism [Evidence IEA];~go_process: GO:0120029 - proton export across plasma membrane [Evidence IEA]) — translated: MPTAEYKGPSSYVDYGRQGSLTPIFPNSSYDTPKPSLNDDEENMDILIEELESVRGIHDDGDDSQDEPGYAGTVPDELLRTDPLRGLDDKEVLARRKKYGLNKLKEDKQNHYLKFLSFFVGPIQFVMEAAAILALGLRDWVDFGVICALLLLNASVGFLQEFQAGSIVEELKKTLALKAVVARNGDLVEIDASEVVPGDILKIDEGTIVSADGRIITDDAFLQVDQSSITGESLAVDKQLGEVCFASSAVKRGGGLVIVTATGDHTFVGRAAAMVNAASSGSGHFTDVLNGIGTVLLVLVIVTLLIIWVSSFYRSNNILTILEFTLGITIIGVPVGLPAVVTTTMAVGAAYLAKKQAIVQRLSAIESLAGVEILCSDKTGTLTKNKLSLSEPYTVAGVEPEELMLTACLAASRKKKGIDAIDRAFLKALRYYPRVKSVLTQYKVLEFHPFDPVSKKVTAVVESPEGERITCMKGAPLFVLRTVEESHRVAEEIDADYKNKVAEFALRGFRSLGVARKRGDSQWEILGIMPCSDPPRDDTAKTINEAKTLGLSIKMLTGDAVGIARETSRQLGLGTNVYNAERLGLGGGGTMPGSEVYDFVEAADGFAEVFPQHKYNVVEILQQRGYLVAMTGDGVNDAPSLKKADTGIAVEGSSDAARSAADIVFLAPGLSAIVDALKTSRQIFHRMYAYVVYRIALSLHLEIFLGLWIVLMNESLNLQLVVFIAIFADIATLAIAYDNAPYSKTPVKWNLPKLWGMSVLLGIVLAAGSWITLSTMMMAGEDGGIVQNFGRRDEVLFLEITLTENWLIFITRSSGPFWSSLPSWQLAAAIFVVDLLATFFCLFGWFVGGQTSIVAVIRVWIFSFGVFCIMGGLYYLLNGSTGFDNIMHGKSPKGNAKQRSLEDFVVSLQRVSTQHEKNS